The Humidesulfovibrio mexicanus region CAGGGCCGAGTCCGTGGCGAAGAGCAGGGTGCCATTCGGGGTGACGCGCGTGCCCTGCGGCGCGGTCCAGGCCGCGCCCTGCACGCTGGCCAGCTCCACCCGGAGCACGTCTTTGGCCGGGGAGGCGGCGAGGCGCTGGGTGCTCACCCAGGCGCCCAGGTGGTCTAGGTGCTCCCCGGCGGCGTAGGCGAGCAGCTGGCTGCGCGCGCTTTCGTCGATGACCACCCGCTGCATGGCCACAATGGAGGCCACTGTCTCGATGAACAGCCGCTCCGGATTGCCCGGGGCCAGGGTCAGGCCCGTTATCTTCTCGTACAGCGCGAAGAAGCCCTTTTCGACGGCTGCCGGATCGGTCTCGCAAAAGTGCAGTTCCGGGAGGTACTCCAGGAACGGGAGCAAGGATTGGCTGCTCACAAGGACACCCCCTTTCTGAGCGCGAAGCGGATTCGCGGGTACACGATGCCGTCCAGGGCCGAGGACGGATCGGCCTCGAAAGTCACGGCCGTGACGCGGACCCGGGGCTCATGCTGTTCCACGGTTTCGATGATGCTGGCCACGCGCGCGGCCGTGGTCAGAGGCAAAGGACTGTCCAGGTAGCCGGCCCCTCCGGCAAACTTCCGGTCAAGGGGACAGGACCAGGCCAAAGTGGACAGGATGATACGGATGTTCTGCGCGATCTCGGCCAGGCCGCGAGCGCCGAAGGCGATTGCGCCGCTAGGTGCGGCCAGCACGTCGTATTCCATCAGGCATACTCCTTGAGCGTCAGCTCGGCCTCGGCCACCAGGAGAAAGCCGCCAGGCCCCAGACGCCGCCAGGTCTCCTTGACGCTTTCGAGGACATGCGGCCCAAGGTTGCGACCGCCGAGCACCAGCCGCTCCACCCGGCCGGTGCGGCACAGGTCCGCCAGGGTGTCCAGGTCCGCCGCAGGGGATGCGCCGAGCCCCGCGTCCAGGCGCACTGCGAACGTGGTGGGCGTGATCTCCGGGGCCAGGAACTCCAGGCGCGGCATGGCCCCCAGGACCTCGTGGGCGGCGTAGCGGCCCTTGTGCTCCCGCGACAGATCAGACCATGTTTTCACCCTCTCCGTGCTGACCTCGAAGGACACGGGGCCAAAGCTGCCCGTGCCCGCACGCATAGGCAGCGCGCTGGTCTCTTCGATTTCCTCCGGGATGGGCAGGGGCCAGCCGATTCCGGGCGTCTGCACGGCCGTCGCATCCTTGAAGGTTTGCAATAGATCCTTGGCGTCACTCAGGATGGAGGCTGCGGGCAGCTTGGCCAGAGCGCCGCCCACCACGGCATCGGCGATCTTGGCCGAAGCGTCCTGGTCCAGCCACAGTTTCCAGGAATCCGGGCCAACCCCTTGGCCACGCATGGTCATGACCCCGGACACGGCGAGCAACGCGAGATCCCGCGACTCGGCATCAAGGCCGACCCGCCCCATCGTGCGGTCCACCTTGCCGGTCAAAGCCCCCAGCTCCAGCTCCAGCATGCGCGCCCACGGGGCCAAGCCCGACTCACTCAAGGTCGAGCCGTGAGCAACGGCCGCCATCTCCACCAGCGGGCTGATGGTGGCGGGGTTCGGAGGGGCGCCCTTGAACATGCTGGCCAGCAGGCTGGCCTGCAGGGCTGAACGGGTGGCTGCGTCCACGGTGGCCATGCCCACCCCCTAGTGGCTGTGGTGATTGGAGTTGCCGCCGCCATCCATGATGGTTCCGCCAGCGGTGATATTGCCGGACACGTTCATGCCCCCCTCCTGTGTCAGGTCGCCGCGCAGGCTGAGGTTGGCCTCGAGCACGGCGGAGCATCCCCCGCCGAGGCCTTGCATGGTCAGGGCCGGTGTGCGCATGACGATGCCCTGCCCGCCCTCCAGGGTGAGCAACTGCGGGGTGCTGGCCGTGATGTTCCCTTGGGCCTTGGCCTCGATCTCGCCTTTCACGTCGGCCCGCAGCTTGTGCGCCTGGCGGTCGTACTCAAGTTCGGTGCCGTCCTCGAAACGCACAAAACGGATGTGGCCGGGCTTGCCCGGGGCGGGGTCGGCGGAAGAATAAAGCGCCCGGACCACGAAGCCCTGCTCAAGTCCGCCGGCCAGAAACAGGCACAGCACCTGCTCGCCCAGGTCCGGCATCCACTGGCTTTTGTCGCGCAGGCTCTTGTCCGTCAGCACCCGGCACGGGTGGCTCACCAGGTTCTGCGCATCGGCAAAGCGCACGCGCGCGGTGCCCGCGGCTTCATCAACGCCCACCACCTCGCCCACGCGGATGAGGTTGCGCAGCACGGCCTCCAACGCCCGGACCCGGCCTTCCAACTCGACGCTCATTGCATGCTCCTAATAGGACAGGGCCGCGCGGCCCTTGATTGATGTGACGTAGCCGCCCGAGCCGTCCACCCGGTGCACGGCCTCCTCGACGAAATAGCGTCCGTCGAACCGGCCGAAGCCTGAGGCGGCGACCACGATGCCCGCCACCAGGCCAGGGTGCCCGATGCAGTCAAGCTTGGCCTCGTACTCGCCCTTGTTACATTTGCGCAGCTCGGCCTGGGCCAGACGCTCGGCCTCGGCCATGCTCTCCACCCGGCGGTTGATGCGCAGGAGCTGTTCCGAGGGGGCCTGCCCCTGCGGGGCGTACGTATGGGTGCGCAACTCGCGCGTCTCCGGGTCCAGCCAGGACACCTCGCAGGCCTTGTACATCACGCCGCTCTTGCTTTTGAAATTCCACTTGAGCGCGGGCAGGCCGCCGCCGCGTTTGGTCACGGTGAGGGCGGCGGCCTTGGCGTCGTGGGACTGCGCGCCGAAGAGCGCAAGGCGGCCGTCGTGGGCCTTGAGGTTGACCCCACGCTCCTCGCACAGCCGCTTGAGGAAGCCCAGATCGGATTCCTCGCGCTGGTCCACGCGGGCAAAGGGCACATCCGCGCCGTCGTAGTAGAGCTTGAGACCGTGGCGTTTGGCGATCTCGCCCGCCACCACGCGCAGGCTGGCGGACTCCCAGGCCTGGGTGCGCGATTCCTGGCGCAGGGCCGTGGCCGTGCTGGCCGACACGGCCTTGATCTGCACCAGGTCGGGCGGGCCCTCGAATTCCACTTCGTCGATGGCGAAGGCGCCGAAATTCAAGCCCAGGCGCTGCCCCGGCCCGGTCCAGTCAAGGCAGAGGATGGACGCGGAAATGCGCAGGCCCTTGGCCGGCCGCCAGGGGCCGCTCCACTTGCCGTCCGTGTCGCGCAGGGTCAGCCGCAGATCATCGGCCTTGCCGTGGGCATGGTCCGTCAGCTCAAAGGCCAAAAGGTCCGGGGACACGGAGCCTGTCACGTCCTTGCCGCCGATGACGACGGAAAGTCGTACCCTGCGGGCGTTGCTGCCCGAAATCAGATCGCTCATGCGGTCATCCACGGCGGCAGCTCCAGGGTTTGGGTGGGGGTCTCCACATCGGGCACCACAAGCACGACGCCCGCCGGGAACACCACCACGTCAAGGTGCGCGGGGTTGGCGCGCATGAGCTGGTCGAACAACCGCTCCTCGCCCCACAGCCGGTAGGCCAGGCCGTCCCAGCTATCCCCCTGGGAGGTGGTGATGGTGCTAGGCATAGGCGAGCCTCCGTCCATTGCTCTGGAGGTTCTCAAGCATCTCGCGCAGGCGCGCCTCGGAAAGTTGCAGCTGCGCCCCGATCACGGCGGGGAGCTCCGGGCCGCCGCCCTGCACGTTGATGGTGGGCGCGAAGTGGATCACCAGCCCAGCCCCGCCGGGAGCGCCGCCGCCTTGTCCGCGCGGGCGAAGGCCCAGGCTGTTGTCCAGGGCCTGGCCGAGGCCGCCGTCGCCGCTCGCGTTCATGCCCTGGGCCATGGTGGCCGGGATGGCCGCGCCCGAGGCCGTCAGAGTGGACAGCGGCCCGCGCTCGGCGTCGGAGCCGGGCAGGTACTCGCGCACCTTGGTGACCACGGCCGCCACGGCCTCGACCGGAGCCATGGCCACGGCCTTGATGCCCTCGGTAAAGGTGGTGAGCAGCTTCACGCCCACATCGTAGAGCGAGAGGGAACCCAGCCAGTCCACAACCGCCCGGGCGCCGCCTGTCACCGCGCCCCAGGCCGCCGTGGCCTTGGCGGACACGCCGTCCCAAAGCCCGTCCAGCACGCGGCGTACGGGCTCGCAATAGGTGTAGAGCGCCCAGACGGCCGCACCCAGGGCGACCACGCCCGCAATCACCAGGCCGATGGGATTGGCCGTCATGGCCGCATTGAGCGCCCACTGGGCCACAGTCATGGTCTTGGTGGCCACGGCCGAGGCAATGGCCACGCCGCGATTCCAAACCAGGGCTGCATTGGTGGCGATGACCGTGGGCCGCAGGGCGGCGATGACGCCCTTTGCGATGAGCCAGCCATCGGACAGGATGGTGGCCGCATACCCGCAGGCGATGGCCCCCACCTTGAGCACCACGAGCCCGGTGACCACCCCCATGACGGCGGTGGTCAACATCGGGAACTGCTCGGCCGCGGCGATCACCGGAGTGAGCAGGGTGGACACGGCGTCCGCCCCGGCCGCCAGGGGCGGCAGCATCACCGAGCCCACGCCGATGCCGAGCGATTCCGCGCCGCGCCTGAGGCGCAGCAGGGCGTTCTTCGTGGTGGCCGAGCGGGACTCGTACTCCTTGGTCATGGACCCGGCGTAGGATTCGGCCTTGGCCACGTTCCCGAAGGCCTTCTTGAGCCCGTCCAGGTTTTGCAGCATGGGGGCGATGGCGCCCAGAGATTCGGTGCCGAACATCTCGGACAAGAGCGAGGCCTGCTCGGCTTCGGGCATGCGCCGCAGGGCCGTGAGCACGCGCAGCACCGTGGTCTCTGCGTCCTTTTGCATGTCGCTCGCCAGCAGCTTGGGGTCGAAGCCCAAGCGCGCGAAAGACTCCTTCTGATCCTTGGACATGGCCGTGCCCTTGGCCAGGGTCAGCAGGAAATTTTTCATGCCCGTGGCCGCGATCTCCGGGCTGGGCGAGGCGGCCACGAAGCCGGCCGCCATGGCGGCTATTTCATGGGTAGCCAAGCCTGCGGTCTTGGCCACGGCACCCACGCGCTCCACCACCTCGGAGGTCTTGAGGGGATCGGCGGCCATGTTGTTGCCCAGGTGGTTGATGGCGTCGGACAAGGCCACCACTTCCGCCTGGGAGAGCCCCATCTTGGCGCGCCAGGAAGACATGCGCTGCCCCGCATCGGCGGCGCTCATGCCAAAGGCCACGGCCATCTGGGCGGCCGTGCTGGCGAATTCCTGCAATTCCTCGCGGCTGGTGGCGATCTTTGCCGAGGCGGCGGCGGCGTAGATGCCTGCGATGTCGGCAGCTGCAAGGCCCGTCTCCTTGGACAGCTTGCGGATGTCCTTGGGCATCTGGGCAATGTCCGACTCCGTGAAGTCGTCCATGACCTTCTTGGCGTCGGCAAAGGCGCTCTCGAAATCCATGGCCATGGTCACGGGCGCAGCCACGGTCATCACCGTGGCCACGGCTCCCACCATTTCGCCCTGTAGTTCCTTGCGCTTGGCGCTGTTCTCCTGGCGCTTCTTCACCCTGGCCAGCGCTGCCTCGGCACGGGCGATCTCGCTTTCAAGCTTCTTGTACTGGGTGGCGCACTGGACCACGGAGAGGCCGTGTTTCTGGGCGGCTTCTGTGGCACGATTGTACCGCTGCGCCACGGTCTTGATCTTGGCGTCCAGCATCTCGCGGTCGGATTCCGGGGCCTCCTTGCGCGCCTGTTTCAAGGCGGTGAGCTGGCGGCTGGTCTCGACAACGGCCTTGGCCTTGCTCGACGTGGCCCGCATGGTCTTGAGATCCGCGTTGAGGGCTTGCGCTTTCTCCTTCACCGTCTTAAATGCGGAAGTGACCGATGGGCTCAGAGCCACACCGAGGGCGAAAGATATGCCGAAGGTTCTGCCAATAGACATGCGCTACACCCACATAGAAGCGGGGAACCCACTGCCCCGCGTTGCATTCATTCTGGTCTTCGTCCTGGAGCTGGCCGTGCGCGCCCTGCTCGGGCAAGAGTCCCCGGAAGCCTGGACAGCGCCGCTCGGGCACGCCAGCCTGGCCTGGCTGGCGATCCGCTTCGTCTGCTTCGCGGTGGATTCCTTGTACGGGCGACTCTGCATTTCCGACACCACCGTTTCCGCTAGCCGTTCCCGGCGCGCCTGCTGACCTCGACAGAGGCCTCTCGCCACTGACTCAGCTCCGCCACAGTCATGGAGAGCAGGTCTTCCCGGCTCCAGCCGGTCATGCCCGCCACCTCCACCACCATGCGCCGCAGCCTTACTCCATCTTCTTTCTGGACAAAAAACCCTTGTAGATCTCCTGCAAGCCCTTGTAGTCTGCCATGTCCATAAGTTGCAGGTCCTCAGGGTTCATGCTGCAAAGGCGGCCAAACAGGACCACCTCCGCGTCAAGCTCTCCGCCCGTCGCTTTCTCGGCGACGAGGTGATCACCAACCGTGGGGCGGCGCATCACAAGGGCGGTGACTTCGCCGCCATCAAGCATCAACGGGAATTCCAGCTTCAGCGTGTTGGACATGGTGCGTTCCTCTCTTGGGTTGAGGGAGGGGAGGCTTTGCCTCCCCTCCCTGTTGCTTGCTAGACTTCAATGCCCAGGTTGGCGCGGACGGTGGCCAGATAGTCCGTGCCGTCCACCTTGAAGATGTAGTTCAGCTTGTCGATCTCGAGCACCTCGGTCCCGCCAAGCCAGACTTTGAGGTAGGTGACTTCGAGTTCGCTCTCGTTGTCCATGGGCTTGCCCATTTCAAGCTTGCCCAGGCCGCCCTTCTTAGGCGCGCAGCGCACCACAATCTTCATGGCCTGCGGTTCGTAGGTCCCGGCGGCCGCGTCGAAGCGCTGGATGGAACCGCGCAAGTCGAGCTGGTGGCCTTTGGGGGCAAGGAGCGAAACGGACGAACCGTTGAAGGCGCGCCACTTGAACTTGATGCTGAGGCTTTTGGTTTGGCCAAGGACAAGGGATTCGACCTCGCCGGCGATGCCTGCGCCGGAAGTGGTCTCAGTCAGGAACTCGATCTCCGGCAGCTCCACGTCGGCAAGGCCGATCTGGTCCTGGCCTTCGTTGTAGACGCGGAAGCCGATGAGCTTCTCGGGGATGGGGTTTGCGGTGGGCAGGGTCATGGCCTCATCCTCCTAGTTGCTGGACCCGAACAGGGCGCTCAAGTACTTGACGTCGTATTCCATGATGAACTCCAGGGAGCGCGCGGGCGGCGGCGGGCTCGCGTAGACGTGGAAGCGGATGATGCCGTCCAGCAGGTCCAGGGTGGGGTTCTCGCTCTCCAGGAAGGCCACGCGGCCGCCCAGCAGGTACTCGCAGGAGGTGAGGCCATTGAGCCAGCAGTTGAAGGTGTCGCACACGGTCTCGATGGTGCGGCGGCGCACCGGCCAGTCCACAAGCTGCCAAGCCGTGAGAATCAGCGTGTTGCCGATCCAGTTGAACATGCGGCGCACCGGGATGAAGGTGTCCTTCACGTCGGTGACGCCGGGATAGGCGGCGGTGCGGTTGCCCCAAATTTTCATGCCGCCGATGAAGTTCAGGCCGGTGACGATGCCTTGGCTTTCCAGATACGCGGCCTGGCCAGGGTCAAGGTGCAGCTCCTTGCCGCCGTGCACCAGACTGTTGCACAGCAGGCGGCTGTTGGAGGGGCTCCAGAAGGGCACGCCCCCGCTCTTGACGTCGCGCGCGGCGATACCCCCGGCCAGATGCGACGATCCCCTGTGGATCTCCGTGCCGAGGACGGGCGAGCCGTAGAAGATACTCAGGCCGGAGTCGGTCAGGTTGTTGTCGTTGATCCAGGCGGGCACGTCGGTGTAGCGACTCACGCTCGCGGGCACGTCGATGATGCCCGAGCACGTGAAGTGGCCGGAAACCAGCTTGCACTTGGCCCCCATGACCACGGCCACAGCCGGGTCACTGCTGAAGCCGGGGCAAAGGATCTGGCCGGGCACCAGCCGGAAGCGCGGGAACACCTCGGCCACCAGCTCCAGGCCGGTGCGCTTGAGCGTGGTGGCGTCCACCCCACCGATGATGTCTGCGGCCGTGACCTTGGCGGGGTCCGGGGTCTCGCCGGTCTTGTGCACGGCCGGGTCGAACACGTTGATGAACACGATGGGCGACATGCCGTAGAGCGACAGGTACACCTTGGCCACATCGCACAGGCCGTAGGTGGGCAGGTCGTCATCCCAGCCGAAGAGCTCCACGAACTCCTGGTAGCTGAAGACGATCTTGGGTTCGTTGACCAGGCGGCTGACGCCG contains the following coding sequences:
- a CDS encoding phage tail protein — translated: MATVDAATRSALQASLLASMFKGAPPNPATISPLVEMAAVAHGSTLSESGLAPWARMLELELGALTGKVDRTMGRVGLDAESRDLALLAVSGVMTMRGQGVGPDSWKLWLDQDASAKIADAVVGGALAKLPAASILSDAKDLLQTFKDATAVQTPGIGWPLPIPEEIEETSALPMRAGTGSFGPVSFEVSTERVKTWSDLSREHKGRYAAHEVLGAMPRLEFLAPEITPTTFAVRLDAGLGASPAADLDTLADLCRTGRVERLVLGGRNLGPHVLESVKETWRRLGPGGFLLVAEAELTLKEYA
- a CDS encoding phage tail tape measure protein; translated protein: MALSPSVTSAFKTVKEKAQALNADLKTMRATSSKAKAVVETSRQLTALKQARKEAPESDREMLDAKIKTVAQRYNRATEAAQKHGLSVVQCATQYKKLESEIARAEAALARVKKRQENSAKRKELQGEMVGAVATVMTVAAPVTMAMDFESAFADAKKVMDDFTESDIAQMPKDIRKLSKETGLAAADIAGIYAAAASAKIATSREELQEFASTAAQMAVAFGMSAADAGQRMSSWRAKMGLSQAEVVALSDAINHLGNNMAADPLKTSEVVERVGAVAKTAGLATHEIAAMAAGFVAASPSPEIAATGMKNFLLTLAKGTAMSKDQKESFARLGFDPKLLASDMQKDAETTVLRVLTALRRMPEAEQASLLSEMFGTESLGAIAPMLQNLDGLKKAFGNVAKAESYAGSMTKEYESRSATTKNALLRLRRGAESLGIGVGSVMLPPLAAGADAVSTLLTPVIAAAEQFPMLTTAVMGVVTGLVVLKVGAIACGYAATILSDGWLIAKGVIAALRPTVIATNAALVWNRGVAIASAVATKTMTVAQWALNAAMTANPIGLVIAGVVALGAAVWALYTYCEPVRRVLDGLWDGVSAKATAAWGAVTGGARAVVDWLGSLSLYDVGVKLLTTFTEGIKAVAMAPVEAVAAVVTKVREYLPGSDAERGPLSTLTASGAAIPATMAQGMNASGDGGLGQALDNSLGLRPRGQGGGAPGGAGLVIHFAPTINVQGGGPELPAVIGAQLQLSEARLREMLENLQSNGRRLAYA
- a CDS encoding phage tail assembly protein, which produces MSNTLKLEFPLMLDGGEVTALVMRRPTVGDHLVAEKATGGELDAEVVLFGRLCSMNPEDLQLMDMADYKGLQEIYKGFLSRKKME
- a CDS encoding GpE family phage tail protein; the protein is MVVEVAGMTGWSREDLLSMTVAELSQWREASVEVSRRAGNG
- a CDS encoding phage tail sheath family protein, which translates into the protein MPLNYRHGVSVSEVPTSVVAPARIDVSLPVVVGIAPVHKLPIGVSRLVNEPKIVFSYQEFVELFGWDDDLPTYGLCDVAKVYLSLYGMSPIVFINVFDPAVHKTGETPDPAKVTAADIIGGVDATTLKRTGLELVAEVFPRFRLVPGQILCPGFSSDPAVAVVMGAKCKLVSGHFTCSGIIDVPASVSRYTDVPAWINDNNLTDSGLSIFYGSPVLGTEIHRGSSHLAGGIAARDVKSGGVPFWSPSNSRLLCNSLVHGGKELHLDPGQAAYLESQGIVTGLNFIGGMKIWGNRTAAYPGVTDVKDTFIPVRRMFNWIGNTLILTAWQLVDWPVRRRTIETVCDTFNCWLNGLTSCEYLLGGRVAFLESENPTLDLLDGIIRFHVYASPPPPARSLEFIMEYDVKYLSALFGSSN
- a CDS encoding phage late control D family protein produces the protein MSDLISGSNARRVRLSVVIGGKDVTGSVSPDLLAFELTDHAHGKADDLRLTLRDTDGKWSGPWRPAKGLRISASILCLDWTGPGQRLGLNFGAFAIDEVEFEGPPDLVQIKAVSASTATALRQESRTQAWESASLRVVAGEIAKRHGLKLYYDGADVPFARVDQREESDLGFLKRLCEERGVNLKAHDGRLALFGAQSHDAKAAALTVTKRGGGLPALKWNFKSKSGVMYKACEVSWLDPETRELRTHTYAPQGQAPSEQLLRINRRVESMAEAERLAQAELRKCNKGEYEAKLDCIGHPGLVAGIVVAASGFGRFDGRYFVEEAVHRVDGSGGYVTSIKGRAALSY
- a CDS encoding phage baseplate assembly protein V, whose amino-acid sequence is MSVELEGRVRALEAVLRNLIRVGEVVGVDEAAGTARVRFADAQNLVSHPCRVLTDKSLRDKSQWMPDLGEQVLCLFLAGGLEQGFVVRALYSSADPAPGKPGHIRFVRFEDGTELEYDRQAHKLRADVKGEIEAKAQGNITASTPQLLTLEGGQGIVMRTPALTMQGLGGGCSAVLEANLSLRGDLTQEGGMNVSGNITAGGTIMDGGGNSNHHSH
- a CDS encoding GPW/gp25 family protein gives rise to the protein MEYDVLAAPSGAIAFGARGLAEIAQNIRIILSTLAWSCPLDRKFAGGAGYLDSPLPLTTAARVASIIETVEQHEPRVRVTAVTFEADPSSALDGIVYPRIRFALRKGVSL
- a CDS encoding phage major tail tube protein, with product MTLPTANPIPEKLIGFRVYNEGQDQIGLADVELPEIEFLTETTSGAGIAGEVESLVLGQTKSLSIKFKWRAFNGSSVSLLAPKGHQLDLRGSIQRFDAAAGTYEPQAMKIVVRCAPKKGGLGKLEMGKPMDNESELEVTYLKVWLGGTEVLEIDKLNYIFKVDGTDYLATVRANLGIEV
- a CDS encoding tail protein X; translated protein: MPSTITTSQGDSWDGLAYRLWGEERLFDQLMRANPAHLDVVVFPAGVVLVVPDVETPTQTLELPPWMTA